A single genomic interval of Penicillium psychrofluorescens genome assembly, chromosome: 2 harbors:
- a CDS encoding uncharacterized protein (ID:PFLUO_004023-T1.cds;~source:funannotate) gives MRVTLLTPVALLSTLGLSAPITDAGTAAAPAWKVTDFTTGCSPGGCVYSFNIHAAKSANTPAFSTTCNGTDEQNGLQPCEDANILSNLKPETYPKWEIIVQHKWHPEEGSTRFATGSKNVSVPDTNKAASFTMEPTAESGVE, from the coding sequence atgcGTGTCACTCTCCTGACCCCCGTGGCTTTACTGTCCACCCTTGGCCTGAGCGCCCCCATCACCGACGCAGGTACCGCGGCCGCCCCAGCCTGGAAAGTGACCGACTTCACAACGGGCTGCTCCCCAGGCGGCTGCGTGTACTCGTTCAACATCCACGCCGCCAAGTCGGCCAATACCCCGGCCTTCAGCACCACCTGCAATGGCACGGACGAGCAAAACGGCCTCCAGCCGTGCGAGGACGCCAACATCCTGTCCAACCTCAAGCCTGAGACGTATCCCAAGTGGGAGATCATCGTCCAGCACAAGTGGCACCCGGAGGAGGGCTCGACGCGCTTTGCGACCGGGTCGAAGAATGTTTCTGTCCCTGACACGAACAAGGCGGCTAGCTTTACCATGGAGCCGACCGCGGAGTCGGGCGTGGAGTAA
- a CDS encoding uncharacterized protein (ID:PFLUO_004026-T1.cds;~source:funannotate) has product MASEEDWSCDANDAVHITVVQPGETKPKTLSTFHPQFTYPIFGDEERIFGYKGLIVRLRFAAHDLRPHIHISYDDRFKAVADTAAVDLLGSLKPFAPEEAFTNLPEYEKAVQDDPSAKEFKPPGLLVNSYEVDDRKYEIWAGSLADPEVRLLLDRAQILVSLFIEAGTPLTTDDPQWTLERWTIYFVYEKVAPPTPTASAYSIVGYATAYRYWLYQRDRSETPAVKSDPFPGPEAKISELPARLRIAQFLVLPPHHRSGHGTHLYTTIHATCLADPTIVELTVEDPNEQFDALRDTADYCLLRPEFLKHDVNINPDPYEAYSKKKRLKVVPTAALIPTKMLVDIRTSFKIESTQFAHILEMYLLSRIPSRNRLSGGANLARLLIKKHKIDDVEDRRYYWWRMLIKQRLFKKHRSLLTELDATDRVEKLDETVRNVEEGYDATLQALEGRLPDVQDESPAAVSGSRNGRVKRKLTISDDEDEENGTELTKRPKV; this is encoded by the exons ATGGCGAGCGAAGAGGATT GGTCCTGCGACGCCAACGACGCTGTCCATATTACCGTAGTACAGCCGGGCGAGACCAAACCCAAAACCCTGTCGACCTTCCATCCGCAATTCACATACCCCATTTTCGGCGACGAAGAGCGCATCTTTGGCTATAAGGGCTTGATCGTTCGCTTGCGCTTTGCGGCTCATGACTTGCGCCCCCATATCCACATCTCGTACGATGACCGGTTCAAGGCCGTCGCCGATACAGCTGCGGTCGACCTGTTGGGTTCATTGAAACCGTTTGCTCCAGAGG AGGCGTTTACCAACCTACCGGAATACGAGAAGGCTGTCCAGGACGACCCGAGCGCAAAGGAATTTAAGCCCCCAGGTCTGCTGGTCAACAGCTATGAGGTGGATGACCGGAAATATGAGATTTGGGCTGGGTCCCTGGCAGACCCCGAGGTGCGCCTTCTGTTGGACCGCGCTCAGATCCTCGTCTCTCTTTTCATTGAAGCTGGGACTCCGTTGACAACGGACGATCCTCAATGGACTCTTGAGCGGTGGACAATCTACTTTGT ATATGAGAAAGTGGCTCCTCCGACTCCCACCGCGTCAGCATACTCCATTGTCGGATATGCCACAGCCTATCGGTACTGGCTCTACCAGCGAGACCGCTCTGAAACACCCGCCGTCAAGTCTGATCCGTTCCCCGGCCCCGAAGCTAAGATCTCAGAGCTCCCTGCAAGACTTCGGATTGCGcagttcctcgtcctccccCCACACCACCGTTCCGGTCACGGCACCCACCTGTACACGACAATCCACGCTACATGTCTCGCCGACCCGACCATTGTGGAACTGACCGTGGAAGACCCGAACGAGCAATTTGATGCGTTGCGAGACACGGCCGACTATTGTCTCCTGCGGCCGGAGTTCCTCAAGCACGACGTGAACATCAACCCCGATCCCTACGAAGCATACTCTAAGAAAAAACGCCTGAAAGTGGTGCCCACCGCGGCTCTGATCCCCACCAAAATGCTGGTGGACATTCGCACATCCTTCAAGATCGAATCGACTCAGTTCGCGCACATCCTGGAAATGTACCTCCTCAGCCGGATTCCCTCAAGAAACCGGCTGTCTGGCGGTGCCAACCTTGCACGACTGCTGATCAAGAAGCACAAGATCGACGACGTAGAGGACCGACGCTACTACTGGTGGCGCATGCTCATCAAGCAACGACTGTTCAAGAAACACCGCTCGTTGCTCACTGAGTTGGATGCGACCGACCGAGTTGAGAAGCTCGACGAGACCGTGCGGAATGTGGAGGAGGGATATGATGCTACTCTCCAGGCACTGGAGGGTCGCTTGCCTGATGTGCAGGATGAGTCCCCGGCGGCTGTCAGTGGGAGCCGGAACGGGCGTGTCAAACGCAAGCTCACCATCTcggacgatgaagacgaggagaatggGACGGAGCTCACCAAGCGGCCCAAGGTGTAG
- a CDS encoding uncharacterized protein (ID:PFLUO_004030-T1.cds;~source:funannotate): MDSQDASFSDMAEDESMNPQTPCLSDQLDTHPQPTPNRNSVSSFTSAHSRSLSATKKNITSLPANLLPSAPASPPTPAPSPTPHQRSHTWPSPDEEETTFLLNLRLHFSTLSNARKQKLLEGILDVCDSQQLSFVSSYVGPRLRKDPFQVFPNELCLRVLSFIDDPKTLARASQVSRRWRELLNDDITWKNLCEKHAYSVRRIAEEDGDMADSFFSQPDLSSSTSALEDMQEATGQSPQKPLELPRTLSGEWLPTSFPSRRRRTRPVSYRSQFKQKYMVESAWNKGGRCTQRHITPDQGVVTSLHLTSKYIVVALDNAKIHVYDTNGDNQKTLQGHVMGVWAMVPWDDILVSGGCDREVRVWNMATGAGIHLLRGHTSTVRCLKMSDRNTAISGSRDTTLRIWDLATGTCRNVLVGHQASVRCLAIHGDLVVSGSYDTTARIWSISQGRCLRTLSGHFSQIYAITFDGRRIATGSLDTSVRIWDPNSGQCHAILQGHTSLVGQIQMRGDTLVTGGSDGSVRVWSLTKMAPIHRLAAHDNSVTSLQFDHTRIVSGGSDGRVKVWNLQTGQLLRELSTPAEAVWRVAFEEEKAVILANRSGRTVMEVWSFSPPPENNDDDTAAVESASSTPGLGSSSADDSAELVLNPGRHRTVFSDPPPTIPSGNDGDDQPMPDAPSS, from the exons ATGGACTCCCAAGACGCCTCCTTCAGTGACATGGCGGAGGACGAGTCGATGAACCCTCAGACCCCGTGTCTGTCGGACCAGCTCGACACGCATCCCCAGCCCACCCCCAACCGGAACTCGGTCTCCAGTTTCACCAGCGCACACTCGCGATCGCTCAGCGCCACCAAGAAAAACATCACTTCATTACCGGCCAACCTCCTCCCCTCGGCGCCCGCTTCTCCTCCGACACCCGCTCCCTCCCCGACCCCCCATCAGCGATCGCATACTTGGCCCTCTccggacgaggaagaaacgACTTTTCTATTAAATCTCCGCTTGCATTTCAGTACTCTATCCAACGCCCGCAAGCAAAAACTCCTCGAGGGGATATTGGATGTCTGCGATAGCCAACAACTGAGTTTCGTCTCAAGTTACGTCGGACCCCGCTTGAGAAAGGACCCGTTTCAAGTGTTTCCGAACGAACTGTGCTTGAGA GTCTTATCCTTCATTGACGACCCCAAGACCCTGGCAAGAGCATCGCAAGTATCAAGACGCTGGCGAGAGTTATTAAATGACGATATCACCTGGAAGAATCTCTGCGAAAAACACGCATACTCGGTGCGACGGATAGCGGAGGAAGACGGCGACATGGCAGATTCATTCTTCTCCCAGCCCGACTTAAGCTCCAGCACTTCTGCGCTGGAGGATATGCAGGAAGCCACCGGACAGTCTCCCCAGAAACCTCTGGAACTTCCGCGCACGCTCTCGGGGGAATGGCTCCCCACCAGCTTTCCCTCTCGGAGACGGCGGACTCGCCCGGTCTCCTACCGGTCGCAATTTAAGCAAAAGTACATGGTCGAGTCGGCTTGGAATAAAGGTGGCCGGTGCACCCAGCGCCACATCACGCCCGACCAAGGTGTGGTGACCAGTCTACATCTCACCTCCAAGTATATTGTGGTCGCTTTGGATAATGCAAAGATCCATGTATACGATACCAACGGTGACAACCAGAAAACCCTCCAGGGCCACGTGATGGGCGTCTGGGCGATGGTTCCGTGGGACGATATTCTGGTTAGCGGCGGCTGCGATCGTGAAGTGCGAGTGTGGAATATGGCAACCGG GGCGGGCATCCATCTACTCCGTGGCCACACCTCAACCGTGCGGTGTTTGAAAATGTCCGATCGGAACACGGCCATCTCAGGGTCTCGAGATACGACCCTGCGCATCTGGGACTTGGCGACGGGGACCTGTCGGAACGTCCTGGTCGGGCACCAGGCTAGCGTCCGATGTCTCGCGATTCATGGGGATCTGGTGGTCTCCGGCAGCTACGATACGACTGCACGGATATGGAGCATTTCCCAGGGCCGTTGTCTGCGCACGCTGTCCGGCCATTTTAGCCAGATCTACGCCATCACCTTTGACGGCCGCCGCATTGCGACCGGCAGCTTGGATACTAGCGTCCGCATCTGGGACCCGAATTCCGGACAATGCCATGCCATCCTTCAGGGCCACACTTCGTTGGTCGGACAAATACAGATGCGCGGGGATACGCTAGTGACCGGTGGTTCGGACGGCTCTGTCCGCGTGTGGTCGCTCACCAAGATGGCGCCGATCCATCGCCTTGCTGCGCATGACAATAGCGTCACCAGTCTTCAGTTCGACCACACCCGGATCGTCAGCGGTGGCAGTGATGGTCGCGTGAAAGTGTGGAATCTGCAGACCGGCCAGCTACTGCGCGAGCTCTCCACCCCAGCCGAGGCGGTCTGGCGGGTTGCCTTCGAGGAGGAAAAAGCGGTGATCCTGGCGAATCGGTCTGGCCGCACAGTCATGGAG GTGTGGTCGTTTTCTCCGCCCCCAGAAAACAACGACGACGATACCGCCGCGGTCGAAAGCGCCTCTAGTACTCCAGGTTTgggctcctcctccgccgacgaCTCTGCCGAACTCGTCCTCAACCCGGGCCGGCACCGAACGGTTTTCTCAGACCCTCCACCGACGATCCCTTCGGGCaatgatggcgatgatcaGCCGATGCCCGATGCGCCATCCTCTTGA
- a CDS encoding uncharacterized protein (ID:PFLUO_004027-T1.cds;~source:funannotate), whose protein sequence is MPFSGRPSAGCLSCRERRIKCDQLLPRCTQCKRGGKPCGGYRDVQSLLFRDETARTQRRSAAVKPRGKKIVSSSSPSSPPTTPAASERVLQPLPNRVAAIQQLCRALVSVPVSISVSPEELGLRFFFNTFVTTAFINAKNRDARTSQDPEFFGALPLDPSFRDSLVAVGLYAMSNVKRDSALRTVAREKYVSTIRYIRSVVMDPVRANTKHAIKILLMLGLYEMVSCGADQLDSWTVHLDGATALIAQPTFGQNLNLIDYKPLLQFSYVSIVKYFLVPGKIPVYLMHWSPDLITAPPEDQPAVRLADILVRFVKMHVSIYRGQIDGDRVIGAALGFEAELDEWEKSVPDKWSFERHESDKAQGTFYGKYHVYKDTWASRLLNHFRWGRMLVNRIILAHHLRLQSPTAADRAQYQHSLNTISRMAIDICTGAAGQIALFAQEINTGDTSDLPLNGVFMLLFPLAVAGGAAEAPETVHRWVMETLEHIGRTMGIQRALELKKGLRRAVDDHHRLAVIA, encoded by the exons ATGCCCTTTTCCGGTCGTCCCAGCGCTGGCTGCTTGAGTTGTCGGGAGCGGCGAATCAAG TGTGACCAACTTCTACCAAGATGCACGCAATGCAAGAGAGGAGGCAAGCCATGCGGCGGGTACCGCGATGTACAGTCTCTACTCTTCCGCGATGAAACCGCCAGAACGCAGCGCCGGTCCGCTGCGGTGAAACCGCGCGGGAAAAAGATTGTCTCGAGCAGctcaccatcatcaccgcccacAACCCCTGCCGCATCAGAGCGAGTATTGCAACCCCTGCCAAATCGGGTGGCTGCCATCCAGCAGTTGTGTAGGGCCCTTGTCTCGGTCCCTGTTTCAATTTCGGTGAGCCCAGAGGAGCTGGGcctgcgcttcttcttcaatacCTTTGTCACTACGGCCTTCATAAACGCCAAAAATAGGGACGCTCGAACCTCGCAGGACCCTGAATTTTTTGGCGCCCTGCCTCTAGATCCGTCGTTCCGAGATTCGCTGGTGGCGGTTGGTCTCTATGCCATGTCCAATGTTAAGCGCGACAGTGCCTTGCGAACGGTGGCGCGGGAGAAATATGTCTCCACCATTCGTTATATCCGATCTGTAGTGATGGACCCTGTCCGGGCGAATACTAAGCACGCGATCAAGATTTTGCTGATGCTAGGTTTGTATGAG ATGGTCAGTTGTGGCGCGGATCAACTCGATTCCTGGACTGTGCACTTGGACGGCGCCACTGCCCTTATAGCCCAACCCACATTTGGTCAGAACCTGAACCTAATAGACTATAAGCCGCTCCTGCAGTTCTCCTATGTGTCGATAGTCAAATATTTCCTGGTCCCAGGCAAGATCCCTGTGTATCTGATGCACTGGTCTCCCGATTTGATCACGGCTCCCCCCGAGGACCAACCGGCCGTGCGCCTCGCCGATATTCTGGTAAGGTTTGTGAAAATGCATGTGTCAATATACCGTGGACAAATCGACGGGGATCGTGTGATCGGTGCCGCTTTAGGTTTCGAGGCAGAGCTAGACGAGTGGGAGAAGAGTGTCCCAGACAAGTGGTCATTTGAGCGTCACGAGTCCGACAAGGCCCAGGGCACGTTCTATGGGAAGTACCATGTCTACAAAGATACATGGGCATCCCGACTTCTAAACCATTTCCGCTGGGGACGCATGCTGGTGAATCGAATCATCCTCGCGCATCACTTGCGACTACAATCCCCCACAGCAGCGGACCGAGCTCAATACCAGCACTCACTAAACACAATCTCTCGCATGGCAATCGACATCTGCACCGGCGCCGCGGGCCAAATTGCACTTTTCGCTCAAGAGATCAATACGGGAGACACGAGTGATTTACCGCTAAATGGAGTCTTTATGCTTCTATTCCCGTTGGCTGTGGCTGGAGGCGCAGCGGAGGCTCCAGAGACGGTGCATAGATGGGTGATGGAGACATTAGAGCACATTGGGAGAACGATGGGCATCCAACGGGCTCTGGAGCTCAAAAAAGGGCTTCGGCGAGCTGTGGATGATCATCACCGTCTTGCAGTTATTGCCTAG
- a CDS encoding uncharacterized protein (ID:PFLUO_004029-T1.cds;~source:funannotate) — protein MEGLFTLLALGIVMAVTSFVVGSLPLAFTLSPSQLRLISSIGMGVLVGTSLIVIIPEGVETLYNARSVSHKSISTRSPPVQWMHRAIPHVADTPALNERQLIPAFSLDDHLEQPAVIVDEPQIHARADESSEKSSTETSSDHHDDESSPHAWIGIALISGFILMYLVDKLPEFASPTKTERPRYHISLDNLGSGLRRNSSPSRDGGGLLEQGSSSSRRGHSFATTTGLVIHAAADGIALGASTSDAGLSFIIFLAIMVHKAPASFGLTSILLKQGLSSRTARAHLLVFSLAAPIGALATFLFVQAVGSSSGDEAGTQWRTGMLLLFSGGTFLYVAMHTMQENGPGSQPRELPANGYGDTRDAQHGSDKSMRDLIGSVLGMILPLFLQIGHAH, from the exons ATGGAGGGCCTTTTCACTCTGCTCGCCCTGGGCATTGTGATGGCCGTGAC GTCCTTCGTCGTCGGCTCTCTCCCTCTTGCCTTTACCCTTTCCCCGTCCCAGCTGCGCCTCATCTCCTCCATTGGTATGGGTGTGTTGGTGGGGACCTCCTTGATCGTCATCATCCCCGAGGGCGTCGAGACTCTTTACAACGCACGCTCCGTCAGCCATAAATCCATCAGCACTCGCTCACCCCCCGTCCAATGGATGCACCGGGCCATCCCGCATGTCGCAGATACACCCGCCTTGAACGAGCGACAATTGATCCCAGCTTTCTCCCTGGATGATCACCTCGAGCAGCCGGCCGTCATTGTCGATGAGCCGCAAATACACGCACGGGCAGACGAGTCGAGCGAAAAGTCTTCGACAGAGACATCGAGCGATCACCACGACGATGAGAGCTCACCTCATGCCTGGATCGGCATCGCCCTCATCAGCGGCTTCATTCTGATGTACCTGGTCGATAAACTTCCCGAGTTCGCATCACCAACCAAAACCGAGCGACCGCGCTACCATATTTCGCTGGACAACCTGGGCTCAGGACTGCGGCGAAActcatctccttctcgcgaCGGAGGAGGCCTGCTGGAGCAGGGCTCCTCGAGCTCCCGGCGCGGCCACAGCTTTGCAACTACTACCGGCCTGGTGATCCATGCCGCCGCAGATGGGATTGCGCTGGGCGCATCTACCTCCGACGCCGGCCTGagcttcatcatcttcttggcGATCATGGTGCACAAGGCCCCGGCGTCCTTTGGATTGACGTCGATCCTGCTCAAGCAAGGGCTATCGAGTCGGACTGCGCGAGCACATCTGTTGGTCTTCAGTCTGGCGGCTCCTATTGGCGCCCTGGCGACATTTCTCTTTGTGCAGGCGGTGggctcctccagcggcgaCGAGGCTGGCACTCAGTGGCGGACTGGAATGCTCCTGCTGTTTTCTGGTGGCACCTTCTT ATATGTGGCGATGCACACGATGCAGGAGAATGGCCCCGGCTCCCAGCCGCGCGAGTTGCCTGCCAACGGATATGGCGACACCCGCGATGCCCAGCATGGGTCGGACAAGTCCATGCGAGACTTGATCGGCTCCGTGCTGGGCATGATCCTGCCCCTGTTCCTGCAGATCGGACATGCCCATTAA
- a CDS encoding uncharacterized protein (ID:PFLUO_004024-T1.cds;~source:funannotate): protein MSRRALVFDGLWYSLCPSFSLSTLSRPAPFLKKPRPPPAFSVAANSPRRRCYKRKAGGFVDLNKITDNTAPKTSKTKPSTDPGPPLPPNEASNHEQDATSAPDSIAGEHSRPLSRRVPRNISEKTTDDLESMLEAVTLKSPNIRHTSSILGVLIRDRHIKPTARHYKALILANTDSERGSPDMVRLLLDEMENNGITADSGTLHSALQVLAVHPDYILRQEILGKLRDRWLPLSPPGWHFVVAGLLREHQLELALEQLELMQRKDIFVENWLHSIIIYTLCDFQEFDEVHRLMQERVNQNHDMTLSLWSHVLNEASLASHYEATRFVWQRMVDLCYLHPSLSTCSNVLDLAARVGSAELASSVFRYFTETQILPRREDYDLLIQTYVKVGDLSAAFDVLCSMHDAEVTPAASSTRPIAESMLRTRFDHREAWQILKRLQWDHRRNIPLACVRTIAEVCEQRAEQDPTVVDEGIAFYKELYTLCPGGADVAVYNSFIRMCRRGNNRQAGMFLVKEMASLGVIPDATTFESIILMCLDAGNFRSAYLYFQDLVKREATVSKEARAEICELCAKSVDEFALRLQYHPQLQKEEVPEQELVEDTEPESQNAARARGRVQAHPTGRPFLSPAEHRMGMSVEERRAWNKRRRKERRRREAIARNGEEEGWADWEAGGLDKGPAKDGVDR, encoded by the exons ATGTCAAGGCGGGCACTGGTGTTTGACGGGCTATGGTACTCTTTATGTCCATCGTTCAGTCTTTCTACACTCAGTCGCCCGGCGCCATTCTTAAAGAAAccgcgcccgccgccggCCTTCTCCGTCGCCGCGAATTCACCTCGGCGACGATGTTACAAGCGCAAAGCCGGCGGGTTTGTGGATCTAAACAAGATTACAGACAACACGGCTCCCAAGACctccaaaacaaaaccatCTACCGACCCTGGACCTCCGTTGCCACCGAACGAAGCCTCCAATCATGAGCAAGATGCGACCAGCGCGCCAGACTCAATAGCCGGGGAGCATTCGAGACCCTTGTCTCGCAGAGTGCCCAGGAACATATCTGAGAAGACAACCGATGATCTGGAGTCAATGCTGGAGGCTGTGACACTCAAGTCGCCAAATATCCGACACACATCGTCGATCTTAGGGGTTTTGATCCGGGATCGCCATATCAAGCCCACTGCGCGGCACTACAAGGCCCTGATTCTGGCAAATACGGACTCGGAGCGAGGCTCACCGGATATGGTGCGTCTTTTACtggacgagatggagaacAATGGTATCACGGCCGACTCGGGGACCCTCCATTCGGCGTTGCAG GTCCTCGCCGTGCATCCCGATTATATTCTCCGCCAGGAAATCCTCGGCAAACTTCGAGACCGGTGGCTGCCCTTGAGTCCCCCAGGATGGCATTTCGTGGTCGCGGGTCTTCTACGGGAACACCAGCTGGAATTAGCGCTTGAGCAACTCGAGCTCATGCAGCGGAAAGACATTTTCGTCGAGAATTGGCTGCACAGCATTATCATCTATACCCTCTGCGACTTTCAAGAGTTTGACGAAGTGCATCGTCTCATGCAGGAACGCGTCAACCAGAACCATGACATGACACTCAGTCTTTGGTCGCATGTGCTGAATGAGGCAAGTCTAGCTTCGCATTACGAGGCCACTCGTTTTGTGTGGCAGCGCATGGTGGACCTGTGCTACTTGCACCCATCGCTCAGCACCTGCAGCAATGTCTTGGATCTCGCGGCTCGCGTTGGCAGCGCCGAACTAGCCAGCTCCGTTTTTCGATATTTCACCGAGACCCAAATCCTGCCGCGTCGTGAAGACTACGACCTGCTCATCCAAACGTACGTCAAGGTCGGCGATCTGTCCGCCGCATTCGACGTGTTGTGCAGCATGCACGACGCCGAGGTCACACCGGCAGCAAGCTCGACGCGGCCGATTGCAGAATCGATGCTCCGAACCAGATTCGACCACCGCGAAGCATGGCAGATCCTCAAACGACTACAATGGGACCACCGCCGGAACATACCTCTCGCCTGCGTGCGCACCATCGCCGAAGTATGCGAGCAACGCGCCGAGCAGGACCCCACCGTCGTCGATGAGGGCATCGCCTTCTACAAAGAGCTGTACACGCTCTGCCCCGGTGGCGCCGACGTAGCCGTCTACAACTCCTTCATCCGGATGTGCCGCCGCGGCAACAACCGGCAAGCAGGCATGTTCCTCGTAAAAGAAATGGCGTCACTGGGTGTGATCCCCGATGCCACGACTTTCGAATCAATCATCCTCATGTGTCTCGACGCGGGCAACTTCCGCTCCGCCTATCTCTACTTCCAGGATCTCGTCAAACGAGAGGCTACCGTGAGCAAAGAAGCGCGCGCGGAGATCTGCGAGCTCTGCGCCAAGTCCGTGGACGAGTTTGCGCTGCGACTACAGTATCATCCCCAGctccagaaggaggaggtACCGGAGCAGGAGCTCGTTGAGGATACAGAGCCCGAGAGTCAAAATGCTGCGCGGGCGCGAGGACGTGTACAGGCTCACCCAACAGGCCGTCCCTTCTTATCGCCTGCTGAGCATCGCATGGGGATGTCGGTTGAGGAGCGACGGGCTTGGAATAAGAGGCGTCGGAaggagcggcggcggcgcgaGGCGATTGCGCGCAatggggaggaagaggggtGGGCGGATTGGGAGGCTGGTGGTCTTGACAAAGGCCCTGCGAAGGACGGCGTTGATCGTTGA
- a CDS encoding uncharacterized protein (ID:PFLUO_004028-T1.cds;~source:funannotate) → MTHPIPNIHDVSYYRYNPSLAVAIVAAVLYGIAFILTLVQWVRYRSWVWVVMVIASAMEAVGYISRCISVENVTQRQVYVVQFALIVLAPVLIAACCYVVFSRILFLVVPSEARTLRLCWVPPRFITPIFVGFDIFALLLQLGGAVMIASVKPTDTHAASTLNTGKHVAQAGVIIQLAAFGLFSVAAVRFNFTSKRFDKSLGDRYESVGEKEYRIDGRTRNKHWPALLRVVNFTSFLILIRSIYRLVEFTMGVTGYINLHEWTQYVFDALAIYPCVVLFIYWHPGKYLPYLGFRLPKSAR, encoded by the exons ATGACACATCCGATCCCGAACATCCACGATGTCTCATACTATCGCTACAACCCGTCCCTGGCGGTAGCGATTGTGGCAGCGGTTTTGTATGGCATTGCGTTCATCTTGACTCTGGTTCAGTGGGTTCGCTACAGGTCATGGGTGTGGGTGGTGATGGTCATTGCGTCCGCCA TGGAGGCCGTGGGCTACATCAGCCGCTGTATCTCCGTGGAGAACGTGACGCAAAGACAAGTCTACGTGGTGCAATTCGCGCTCATCGTCCTGGCGCCCGTCCTGATCGCTGCCTGCTGCTACGTCGTCTTCAGTCGGATTTTGTTCCTGGTCGTCCCGAGTGAGGCGCGCACCTTGCGACTCTGCTGGGTGCCTCCGCGGTTCATCACCCCGATCTTCGTGGGGTTTGATATCTTTGCGCTCCTGCTGCAACTGGGTGGTGCGGTCATGATCGCCTCGGTCAAGCCGACCGACACCCATGCGGCCAGCACGCTCAATACGGGGAAACATGTTGCCCAGGCGGGTGTGATTATTCAATTGGCAGCATTTGGACTCTTCAGCGTCGCTGCCGTTCGATTCAATTTTACCTCGAAGCGCTTCGACAAATCCCTGGGTGATCGCTACGAGAGCGTCGGGGAGAAGGAGTATCGGATTGATGGGCGGACGAGGAATAAGCACTGGCCGGCGCTGCTGCGGGTGGTCAATTTTACCTCGTTCTTGATTCTG ATCCGCTCCATCTACCGGCTGGTCGAGTTTACCATGGGCGTGACGGGATATATCAACCTGCATGAATGGACACAGTACGTGTTCGACGCGCTGGCCATCTACCCCTGCGTGGTGTTGTTCATCTACTGGCACCCGGGCAAGTATCTGCCGTATCTGGGGTTCCGGCTGCCCAAGTCGGCGCGATAG
- a CDS encoding uncharacterized protein (ID:PFLUO_004025-T1.cds;~source:funannotate), with amino-acid sequence MLVELKNGETLNGHLVNCDNWMNLILREVVQTSPEGDRFFRLPEVYIRGNNIKYLRIPEEIVDQVKEQQQNQPRDRRGGREGGRDRGRGGGRGGRGRGRGRGGP; translated from the exons ATGCTGGTCGAGCTCAAGAACGGCGAGACACTGAACGGCCACCTGGTCAACTGCGACAACTGGATGAACCTGATCCTGCGCGAAGTGGTCCAGACAAGCCCGGAAGGTGATCGTTTCTTCAGATTACCCGAGGTCTACATCCGTGGCAACAAT ATCAAATACCTTCGCATCCCCGAGGAGATTGTTGATCAGGTCAAGGAGCAGCAACAAAACCAACCACGAGACCGTCGTGGCGGACGAGAGGGTGGGCGCGATCGCGGCCGgggcggtggtcgtggaggaCGCGGGCGGGGTCGTGGGCGAGGCGGTCCATGA